Proteins encoded together in one Anaerotignum propionicum DSM 1682 window:
- the hypE gene encoding hydrogenase expression/formation protein HypE: MTNKIKLNHGDGGTKTNELIREIFLKSYGEEGEVCLSDSFVFTTKASKLAYTTDSFVVQPVFFRGGDIGKLAICGTLNDLATAGAKPLYVSAGFIIEEGFDIEALCQIARSMGEVCKRNGVKIVTGDTKVVEKGSADGIFINTSGIGVVSEQYSPCEIEPGDEIIITGTIAEHGTAILLDRYDLAIETNIKSDCCALSHLVSDLEIMLPYIKQMKDPTRGGVATVLNEIAEYAGFNVELLENNIPISPQVKAVNEILGIDPLYLACEGRMLLVVKKGNGSKILQLLEEFCGCREAQMIGCFTADRQKLVYMQTKIGGKRVLPSLESQTVPRIC, translated from the coding sequence TTGACAAACAAAATCAAACTAAACCATGGTGATGGTGGTACAAAAACAAATGAACTGATACGAGAGATATTTTTAAAAAGCTATGGAGAAGAAGGCGAGGTTTGTCTAAGTGATTCTTTTGTTTTTACCACAAAAGCTTCAAAGCTTGCCTATACTACTGATAGCTTTGTGGTTCAACCTGTATTCTTTCGTGGTGGGGACATTGGTAAGCTGGCAATCTGCGGCACATTAAATGACCTTGCAACAGCGGGGGCAAAACCCCTTTACGTTAGTGCGGGTTTCATTATTGAAGAGGGCTTTGATATAGAAGCCTTGTGTCAAATTGCCCGCTCAATGGGTGAGGTATGTAAAAGGAATGGGGTGAAGATTGTCACAGGTGATACCAAGGTTGTTGAAAAAGGAAGCGCTGATGGCATATTTATCAATACTTCAGGGATTGGTGTTGTGTCTGAGCAGTATTCTCCTTGTGAAATTGAACCGGGGGATGAGATTATCATAACAGGAACCATTGCAGAACATGGCACTGCCATATTGCTTGATCGTTACGATCTTGCCATTGAAACCAATATTAAGAGCGACTGTTGTGCCTTGAGTCACCTTGTCTCCGACTTAGAAATAATGCTGCCCTACATAAAACAGATGAAAGACCCCACAAGGGGAGGGGTTGCCACAGTTTTGAACGAAATAGCGGAATATGCCGGCTTTAATGTGGAGCTTCTAGAGAATAACATTCCAATTAGTCCTCAGGTTAAGGCTGTCAATGAAATTTTGGGTATTGATCCTTTGTATCTTGCATGTGAAGGTAGAATGCTTCTTGTAGTGAAAAAGGGTAACGGTAGCAAGATTTTGCAACTGTTAGAGGAGTTTTGCGGCTGTAGAGAAGCACAGATGATTGGTTGCTTTACAGCAGATAGGCAAAAGCTTGTTTATATGCAGACAAAGATTGGTGGAAAACGGGTGCTTCCAAGTTTAGAGAGTCAGACAGTACCACGAATTTGCTGA
- a CDS encoding cytochrome b5 domain-containing protein, whose amino-acid sequence MDLELLIASIRKSMGQINADIDELDINKNQNVHQVLERLNREAMILNGKLQKYKASNELIAEESVIPGSPVNLQEGSEPNNTRQFTLEELALNDGRDGHPAYVAVNGFVYDVSSRAGWASGIHFGLRAGKDLTQEFYSCHGDPIF is encoded by the coding sequence ATGGATTTGGAGTTGTTGATTGCGTCTATTCGTAAAAGCATGGGGCAAATAAATGCAGATATAGATGAACTTGATATAAATAAAAATCAGAATGTCCATCAGGTTTTAGAACGATTAAACAGAGAAGCCATGATTTTGAATGGAAAATTACAAAAATATAAAGCATCAAACGAACTAATTGCAGAAGAGAGTGTTATTCCAGGCTCACCAGTGAATCTACAGGAGGGAAGCGAACCGAATAATACAAGACAATTCACGTTGGAAGAATTGGCGCTGAATGATGGAAGAGATGGACATCCTGCCTATGTTGCAGTCAATGGGTTTGTATATGATGTATCAAGTCGTGCTGGTTGGGCATCAGGAATACATTTTGGTCTTAGGGCGGGAAAGGATTTGACACAAGAATTTTATTCCTGCCACGGAGATCCTATTTTTTAG
- a CDS encoding hydrogenase small subunit yields the protein MGTENFQCPYQESKLQSTAKLVARANNEISNNNLKKSNLVWLELNGCAGNIISLLNGQNPDFQYLLTQMANLVYSNSLLAAEGSEAMDELFGAIGSDYILAVEGAVSLKDEGIYNVIGRHDGQLITGLDAVRQLGENAAYVIAVGACASHGGVSAARPNPSGCVGVHEVLQRKVIQLTGCPCHPDWFMGTLAYIMLYGEPPLDSRNRPLMFYSTTIHDRCPRRSYFDQGIFASKLGEKTCMFRMGCRGPVTQIDCPIRQWNGHVNWPVEDDSPCIGCAQFGFPDAMEPFITFKSTRRE from the coding sequence TTGGGAACAGAAAATTTTCAGTGCCCTTATCAGGAAAGTAAGCTGCAATCCACAGCGAAGCTGGTTGCAAGGGCGAATAATGAGATTTCAAATAATAATTTAAAAAAATCGAACCTTGTATGGCTTGAATTGAATGGGTGTGCCGGCAATATTATTTCATTGCTGAATGGCCAAAATCCAGATTTTCAGTATCTCCTTACACAAATGGCAAATTTGGTTTATAGCAATAGTTTGCTTGCCGCAGAGGGAAGTGAGGCAATGGATGAGTTGTTTGGTGCGATTGGTTCCGATTATATTCTTGCCGTGGAAGGAGCAGTCTCCCTAAAAGACGAAGGTATTTATAACGTGATAGGGAGGCACGATGGACAATTGATAACAGGATTGGATGCAGTAAGACAACTGGGGGAAAATGCAGCGTACGTGATTGCTGTGGGGGCATGTGCCTCCCATGGTGGAGTGTCAGCCGCAAGGCCTAATCCTAGTGGCTGCGTAGGGGTGCACGAAGTTTTACAAAGGAAGGTTATCCAGCTGACTGGCTGTCCATGCCATCCTGATTGGTTTATGGGAACTCTTGCTTATATTATGCTGTATGGAGAACCGCCTTTGGACAGCAGAAATCGGCCATTGATGTTTTACAGCACTACCATTCATGACAGATGCCCCAGAAGGTCTTATTTTGACCAAGGAATATTTGCAAGTAAGCTTGGGGAAAAAACTTGTATGTTTAGAATGGGCTGTCGTGGCCCTGTTACACAAATTGATTGCCCAATTAGGCAGTGGAATGGACATGTGAATTGGCCCGTTGAAGATGATTCTCCTTGCATTGGTTGTGCTCAATTCGGTTTCCCCGATGCTATGGAACCGTTTATTACTTTTAAATCAACGAGGAGGGAGTAA
- a CDS encoding nickel-dependent hydrogenase large subunit, which yields MAERITINPVTRISGFMEIEAEVENSVVVDAKTKGLMFRGFEKMLIGRDPFDAVYFTQRICGICSTAHSVAATLALESSMNFVPSEQGRYLRDIVHACEFLQNHLRHFYQYTLPDFVKLPENYPLFKTDHNDYRLPKEINDRMVEDYFTSLEFSRNAHQMLAILGGKAPHNHGVFIGGITSQVTISKILALTSILDGIEQFISDRMIPDVYKIGEYYSEYYYMGKGYGNLLSYGCFDHYRDLGTLYVDPLVYSNNIITPFRPDEISQANDFSWYNEYDQPDFQKEKAYSWIKATRYNELPFEVGPLARQWLSGEYRNGISAMDRTIARVLEAKKITQIMKELIGNLIPGVPMQEEYRVPDNAMGRGLLDTTRGALGHWLVIENKKIAFYQIITPSAWNLSTQTGDIKGTGEMAIIGSHVSSVDAPVEIGRIIRSFDPCVSCATHVFSEGKPGNIIRVV from the coding sequence TTGGCGGAGAGAATAACGATAAACCCCGTAACACGCATTAGCGGTTTTATGGAAATAGAGGCAGAGGTTGAAAATAGTGTGGTGGTAGACGCAAAAACTAAAGGGCTGATGTTTCGTGGTTTTGAAAAAATGTTAATAGGCAGAGATCCATTTGATGCTGTTTACTTCACCCAACGAATTTGCGGCATCTGCTCCACAGCTCATTCCGTTGCGGCTACCCTAGCTTTGGAGAGTTCTATGAATTTTGTGCCCTCTGAGCAGGGGAGGTATCTTCGGGATATCGTTCATGCCTGCGAGTTCCTTCAAAATCACTTAAGACATTTCTATCAATATACTCTTCCTGATTTTGTAAAACTACCTGAAAATTACCCATTGTTCAAGACAGATCACAATGATTACCGTCTTCCAAAAGAAATCAATGACCGTATGGTAGAGGACTATTTTACTTCTCTTGAATTTAGCCGTAATGCCCATCAAATGCTGGCGATACTGGGAGGTAAAGCGCCCCATAACCATGGCGTTTTTATTGGGGGTATTACTTCTCAAGTCACCATTAGTAAAATTCTTGCTCTCACATCCATTCTTGATGGCATTGAGCAATTTATTAGCGATAGAATGATTCCCGATGTATATAAAATTGGGGAATACTATTCAGAGTATTATTATATGGGTAAAGGGTACGGCAATTTATTGAGTTATGGATGTTTTGATCATTATAGGGATTTGGGGACGTTATATGTAGACCCTCTTGTGTATTCAAATAATATTATAACACCCTTTCGTCCGGATGAGATATCTCAGGCAAATGATTTCTCTTGGTACAACGAATATGACCAACCTGATTTTCAGAAAGAAAAGGCGTATTCATGGATTAAAGCAACAAGATACAATGAATTGCCCTTTGAAGTCGGGCCTTTGGCAAGGCAATGGCTAAGCGGAGAATACAGAAATGGTATATCGGCAATGGATAGAACCATCGCCAGAGTACTGGAAGCCAAAAAAATTACTCAGATTATGAAAGAATTGATTGGTAATTTAATTCCCGGGGTTCCGATGCAGGAGGAGTATCGGGTTCCGGATAATGCCATGGGTAGGGGGTTGCTTGATACAACCAGAGGTGCCCTTGGTCATTGGCTTGTAATAGAGAATAAAAAAATAGCATTTTATCAGATTATAACGCCGTCCGCATGGAATTTATCTACGCAAACGGGAGATATAAAGGGCACAGGGGAGATGGCTATCATAGGATCCCATGTCAGTTCGGTGGATGCGCCCGTTGAAATCGGGAGAATTATACGTTCCTTCGATCCTTGCGTCTCCTGTGCAACCCATGTTTTTTCGGAAGGAAAGCCTGGGAATATCATTCGGGTTGTATAA
- a CDS encoding isocitrate/isopropylmalate dehydrogenase family protein, giving the protein MAHHVTLIPGDGSGPEVIAAAKKVVEATGVDIQWEEAHAGAAMIEKYGTPLPDETIASIRKTGVALKGPVATPVGTGFRSVNVAMRKTFDLYANVRPAKTYPGVITKFENIDLVIVRENTEDLYAGIERMVDEDTAESIKLFTRKGCERIIRYAFEYAVREGRKKVTAVHKANIMKCTDGMFLDIAREIAKEYPQIQFNDSIVDAMCMRLVMHPEDYDVLVCPNLYGDIVSDLCAGLVGGLGLTPSANIGVDGAIFEPIHGSAPDIAGQHKINPTAAILSASLMLAHLGEGKAAASIEKAVEKVIDEGKVLTVDMGGTASTEEFAEAVISAL; this is encoded by the coding sequence ATGGCACATCATGTTACTTTAATTCCAGGCGACGGCAGCGGCCCCGAGGTAATTGCTGCGGCAAAAAAAGTTGTGGAAGCAACAGGCGTTGATATTCAGTGGGAAGAAGCCCATGCCGGCGCGGCTATGATTGAAAAATATGGAACGCCCCTTCCCGATGAAACCATTGCGTCCATTCGTAAAACGGGAGTTGCTTTAAAGGGACCTGTTGCAACCCCCGTGGGCACAGGATTCCGCAGTGTAAACGTTGCAATGAGGAAAACCTTTGATTTATACGCAAATGTTCGCCCCGCAAAAACCTATCCCGGTGTTATTACAAAGTTTGAAAACATTGATTTGGTTATCGTGCGGGAAAATACCGAGGATCTTTATGCAGGAATTGAGCGTATGGTGGATGAGGATACCGCAGAAAGCATCAAGCTTTTTACCAGAAAGGGCTGTGAACGTATCATCCGTTATGCCTTCGAGTATGCCGTTAGAGAGGGCAGAAAAAAAGTAACCGCTGTTCACAAAGCCAATATCATGAAATGTACAGATGGTATGTTCCTTGATATTGCCAGAGAAATTGCCAAAGAATACCCTCAGATTCAGTTTAACGACAGTATTGTGGATGCCATGTGCATGCGCTTGGTAATGCACCCTGAAGATTATGATGTGTTGGTTTGCCCCAACCTTTATGGGGACATTGTGTCAGACCTTTGTGCCGGTTTGGTTGGCGGGCTGGGTCTAACCCCTAGCGCAAACATTGGTGTAGATGGTGCAATTTTTGAACCAATTCACGGTTCTGCACCTGACATTGCAGGCCAGCACAAAATCAACCCTACCGCAGCAATTCTTTCTGCATCTCTTATGCTTGCTCATTTGGGCGAGGGCAAAGCGGCGGCAAGCATTGAAAAAGCTGTGGAAAAGGTTATTGACGAGGGCAAGGTTCTCACTGTTGACATGGGGGGAACCGCTTCTACGGAAGAATTTGCAGAAGCAGTGATTTCTGCATTGTAA
- a CDS encoding aconitate hydratase has protein sequence MNLTEKLISSHLISGNMISGKEIAIKIDQTLTQDSTGTMAYLQFEAMGIPRVKTERSVAYIDHNTLQTGFENADDHKYIQTVANKHGIYFSKPGNGICHQVHLERFGKPGKTLLGSDSHTPTGGGIGMLAIGAGGLDVAVAMGGGAYYLAMPKVCRVNLVGSLQPWVTAKDVILEVLRLLSVKGGIGKVMEYSGEGVKSLSVPQRATITNMGAELGATTSVFPSDEVTKAFLKAQGREEDWIELSADADATYDEEITVDLDKIVPLVACPHSPDNIKRVKEIEGLSVDQVAIGSCTNSSYTDMMTVAALLKGKTVDPNVSLVIAPGSKQVMNMLAANGGLADIISAGARILECGCGPCIGMGQAPATNAVSLRTINRNFEGRSGTKSAQVYIVSPETAVASALSGKLTDPNSLGEAPLISMPEHFLVNDNLIIPPSPEGEMVNVVRGPNIQPFPKNTKVPKDIRGGALIKVDDNITTDHIMPSNAKLLPYRSNVPFLADYCLTPCDPKFPARAKAAGGGFIVAGQNYGQGSSREHAALAPLQLGVKAVLAKSFARIHMANLINNGILPLVFANEWDYDTIQLGDEFIIKYAADQIKSAVDGQDVIVTHVRKGEEIATRLNISARQRDILLAGGLLNYTKESN, from the coding sequence ATGAACCTAACCGAAAAGCTCATCAGCTCCCATCTGATAAGCGGAAACATGATTTCAGGAAAAGAAATTGCCATTAAAATCGACCAAACTTTAACACAAGACTCCACCGGAACCATGGCATATCTGCAATTTGAAGCCATGGGGATTCCCAGAGTAAAAACAGAACGCTCTGTTGCCTACATTGACCACAACACTTTGCAAACGGGCTTCGAAAATGCCGATGACCACAAGTATATTCAAACCGTAGCAAACAAACATGGTATTTATTTTTCAAAACCAGGCAACGGCATTTGCCATCAGGTGCATTTGGAACGTTTTGGCAAACCCGGTAAAACCCTTTTGGGCTCCGATAGCCATACACCCACAGGCGGCGGCATCGGTATGCTTGCCATTGGTGCAGGCGGCCTAGATGTTGCGGTAGCCATGGGTGGTGGTGCTTATTATTTAGCAATGCCTAAGGTTTGTCGTGTGAATTTAGTTGGTTCCTTACAGCCTTGGGTAACTGCGAAGGATGTAATTTTGGAAGTGCTTCGCCTGCTTTCTGTAAAGGGCGGCATAGGCAAGGTTATGGAATACAGTGGCGAAGGCGTAAAAAGCCTGAGTGTTCCCCAGAGAGCAACCATTACAAACATGGGCGCAGAATTGGGTGCAACCACTTCCGTTTTCCCCAGTGATGAAGTAACAAAAGCTTTCTTAAAAGCACAGGGACGCGAAGAAGATTGGATAGAACTTTCAGCTGACGCTGATGCTACATATGATGAGGAAATCACCGTTGATTTGGACAAAATTGTTCCTTTGGTGGCTTGTCCTCACAGCCCTGATAATATCAAAAGAGTAAAAGAAATTGAAGGTTTGTCGGTAGATCAGGTTGCCATTGGCAGTTGTACCAATTCCTCTTATACAGATATGATGACCGTTGCCGCTTTGTTGAAAGGTAAAACCGTTGACCCTAACGTAAGCTTGGTTATCGCTCCTGGTTCTAAGCAGGTTATGAATATGCTGGCGGCAAATGGCGGCCTCGCAGATATCATTTCTGCCGGCGCCCGTATTTTGGAATGCGGCTGCGGTCCTTGCATCGGTATGGGACAGGCTCCTGCAACCAATGCCGTTTCCTTAAGAACCATCAACCGTAATTTTGAAGGAAGAAGCGGTACAAAATCAGCACAGGTTTATATCGTAAGCCCGGAAACAGCCGTTGCAAGTGCCCTTTCTGGAAAGCTGACCGATCCCAACTCTTTGGGTGAAGCTCCTTTGATTTCCATGCCTGAGCATTTCTTGGTAAACGATAATTTAATTATCCCACCCTCCCCTGAAGGAGAGATGGTCAACGTGGTAAGAGGGCCAAATATTCAACCCTTCCCCAAAAACACAAAGGTTCCCAAGGATATTCGTGGCGGCGCTTTGATTAAGGTAGATGATAATATTACCACTGATCATATCATGCCTTCCAATGCAAAACTGCTCCCTTACCGCTCCAATGTGCCCTTTTTGGCAGATTACTGCTTAACACCCTGTGACCCCAAATTCCCCGCTCGTGCGAAGGCGGCTGGTGGTGGTTTCATCGTAGCAGGTCAAAACTATGGTCAAGGAAGCAGCCGTGAGCATGCCGCACTGGCTCCACTACAATTGGGTGTAAAAGCCGTTCTTGCCAAATCCTTTGCTAGAATTCATATGGCAAACCTGATTAACAACGGCATATTGCCCTTGGTTTTCGCCAACGAGTGGGACTATGATACCATTCAATTGGGAGACGAATTCATCATTAAATATGCGGCAGACCAGATCAAAAGCGCAGTAGACGGTCAGGATGTTATTGTGACTCATGTGCGCAAAGGCGAAGAAATTGCAACCCGTTTGAATATTTCTGCAAGACAAAGAGATATTCTCTTGGCTGGCGGTCTTTTAAACTATACAAAGGAATCAAACTGA
- a CDS encoding 2-isopropylmalate synthase, translating to MISFNNKNNLLELRQYKYSLQNVEEPNLYRDNFNYDEIPKCTFNHRLVPMNPPDEIWMTDTTFRDGQQARTPYTVEQITTLYEMLSRLGGPKGKVRQCEFFVYSETDRKAIRACQEMGLKFPEITGWIRATKEDFKLVKDMNLQECGILVSCSDYHIFHKLHKTREQALHDYLEIVKAALDYGIRPRCHFEDVTRADYYGFVVPFATELKKLMDQYQIPVKIRFCDTMGYGVPFPGATLPRSVAGIIYGINHFAQFPSELIEWHGHNDFYKAVVNATTAWLYGASSINCSLLGIGERTGNTPLEAMVIEYAQIRGTLDGMDPTVITEIAEYYESHLDYSIPDRTPFVGRDFNVTRAGIHADGVAKDEEIYNIFNTSKILNRPIGVEINKNSGSAGIAYWLNQYLGLKNDEMIHKNSPEATILLNWVDGLYADGRVTFISKEELVEAMKTLTPHLFALKKKKK from the coding sequence ATGATTTCTTTTAATAATAAAAACAATTTATTGGAACTTAGACAGTATAAATACAGTTTACAAAACGTAGAAGAACCAAATCTTTATCGTGATAACTTTAATTATGATGAAATTCCAAAGTGCACCTTCAATCATCGTTTGGTACCTATGAATCCACCTGATGAAATTTGGATGACAGACACTACTTTCCGTGATGGTCAGCAGGCAAGAACACCTTATACCGTAGAGCAAATTACCACCCTTTACGAGATGCTCAGCCGCTTAGGTGGGCCAAAAGGGAAAGTACGCCAATGTGAATTCTTCGTTTACAGCGAAACCGACCGCAAAGCAATTCGTGCTTGTCAGGAAATGGGGTTAAAATTCCCCGAAATTACAGGCTGGATTCGTGCCACCAAAGAAGACTTTAAGTTGGTAAAGGATATGAATCTTCAGGAATGCGGAATTCTGGTAAGCTGCTCTGATTATCATATTTTTCATAAGCTACATAAAACAAGAGAACAAGCCCTACATGATTACTTGGAAATTGTCAAGGCAGCTTTAGACTACGGCATTCGTCCACGATGTCATTTTGAGGACGTTACACGGGCAGACTACTATGGTTTTGTAGTTCCTTTTGCCACTGAATTGAAAAAGCTCATGGATCAGTATCAGATTCCCGTAAAAATCCGATTCTGTGATACAATGGGCTATGGGGTTCCCTTCCCTGGTGCAACCCTTCCCCGAAGTGTTGCAGGTATTATTTACGGTATCAACCACTTTGCTCAGTTCCCTAGTGAGTTAATTGAATGGCATGGTCATAACGACTTCTATAAAGCCGTTGTAAATGCCACAACCGCTTGGCTTTATGGTGCAAGCTCCATCAATTGCTCCCTTTTGGGCATCGGCGAAAGAACAGGGAATACACCTTTAGAGGCCATGGTAATTGAATATGCCCAAATACGTGGAACACTAGATGGCATGGATCCTACAGTAATTACAGAGATTGCTGAATATTATGAATCACATTTGGACTATTCCATTCCTGATAGAACGCCCTTCGTGGGCAGAGATTTTAACGTAACCCGTGCAGGCATTCATGCTGATGGTGTAGCAAAGGACGAAGAAATCTATAACATTTTTAACACATCAAAGATTTTAAATCGCCCTATTGGCGTTGAAATTAATAAAAACTCCGGTTCCGCAGGTATTGCATATTGGCTGAATCAATACCTTGGCTTAAAGAATGATGAAATGATTCATAAAAACTCTCCTGAAGCAACAATTTTATTAAACTGGGTAGATGGCCTTTATGCAGATGGCCGTGTTACCTTTATCAGTAAAGAAGAATTGGTTGAGGCGATGAAAACCCTTACACCTCATCTATTCGCATTAAAAAAGAAAAAGAAATAA
- a CDS encoding ABC transporter substrate-binding protein has protein sequence MKKFISLLLTGGMTLSLLSGCSPKPEAQAELTPVRLNEVVHSVFYAPQYVAQELGFFEEEGLDVTVAIGNGADKSMTALLSDSADIALLGTEAGIYVYNEGKENYPKAFLQLTQRAGNFLVSRTDEPDFKWDDLKGKSVIGGRLGGMPEMVLEYVLKENGLKLNEDVEIINNIDFSSTAGAFTGNVGDYTVEFEPVATTLESSGSGHIVASLGAASGYVPYTVYMARDEFMNSHPETIEAFTRAIYKGQIWVKEHTAEEIAKVVSPQFPDSDVATLTTIIERYKAQDTWKEDPVFSEEGFTLIQDIMEQGGQLAQRVPFTDLVRTDFAQDAMKKS, from the coding sequence ATGAAAAAATTCATATCTCTTTTATTAACAGGCGGGATGACTTTGTCCTTGCTGTCAGGCTGTTCTCCCAAACCTGAGGCACAGGCAGAACTGACCCCTGTCAGACTCAACGAGGTTGTGCATTCTGTTTTTTATGCACCCCAGTATGTTGCTCAAGAATTGGGCTTCTTTGAAGAAGAAGGATTGGATGTCACTGTTGCCATTGGAAATGGCGCAGATAAGTCCATGACAGCACTGCTCTCTGATTCCGCAGATATTGCCCTTTTGGGTACAGAAGCAGGCATCTACGTTTATAACGAGGGCAAAGAAAATTATCCGAAGGCTTTTCTCCAGCTCACCCAAAGAGCAGGGAATTTTCTTGTTTCCCGTACAGATGAGCCTGACTTTAAATGGGACGATTTAAAAGGAAAATCCGTAATTGGTGGTAGACTTGGCGGCATGCCGGAAATGGTTTTGGAGTATGTTTTAAAGGAAAACGGCTTAAAATTAAATGAGGACGTTGAAATTATTAATAACATTGATTTCTCCTCCACAGCAGGGGCTTTTACAGGAAACGTAGGCGATTATACTGTAGAATTCGAGCCTGTAGCAACCACGTTGGAAAGCAGTGGCAGCGGCCATATTGTTGCATCTTTGGGTGCAGCCAGCGGATATGTGCCTTACACCGTTTATATGGCAAGGGATGAATTTATGAATAGCCACCCTGAAACCATTGAAGCTTTCACAAGGGCAATCTATAAAGGACAAATTTGGGTAAAGGAACACACCGCCGAAGAAATTGCCAAAGTAGTTTCCCCTCAATTCCCTGATTCAGATGTGGCAACCCTGACCACTATCATTGAACGTTACAAAGCACAAGATACTTGGAAAGAAGACCCTGTTTTCTCAGAAGAAGGCTTCACTCTCATTCAAGACATTATGGAGCAAGGTGGCCAACTTGCACAAAGAGTACCCTTCACCGATTTAGTTCGCACTGATTTTGCGCAAGATGCAATGAAAAAATCTTAA